One window from the genome of Clupea harengus chromosome 19, Ch_v2.0.2, whole genome shotgun sequence encodes:
- the rbm24a gene encoding RNA-binding protein 24 isoform X2, with amino-acid sequence MHTTQKDTTYTKIFVGGLPYHTTDSSLRKYFEVFGEIEEAVVITDRQTGKSRGYGFVTMADRSAADRACKDPNPIIDGRKANVNLAYLGAKPRVMQPGFTFGVPQIHPAFIQRPYGIPAHYVYPQAFMQPSMVIPHVQPSAASAASASSPYIDYTGAAYAQYSAAASAAAAAAAYDQYPYAASPAAAGYVATAGYGYAVQQPLTTATPGSAAAAAAFGQYQPQQLQADRMQ; translated from the exons ATGCACACTACGCAGAAGGACACGACTTATACCAAGATTTTTGTGGGAGGTTTGCCATATCACACCACTGACTCGAGTCTGAGGAAATATTTCGAAGTGTTCGGAGAAATTGAAGAGGCTGTTGTGATTACCGACAGACAGACTGGCAAGTCCAGAGGTTATGGATTT GTGACAATGGCTGATCGCTCGGCTGCTGACCGAGCCTGCAAAGATCCAAACCCCATCATTGATGGCAGGAAGGCCAACGTCAACTTGGCATACCTGGGGGCCAAGCCACGGGTGATGCAGCCAG GCTTCACCTTTGGCGTGCCCCAGATCCATCCTGCCTTCATCCAGAGGCCTTATGG GATCCCAGCTCACTACGTGTACCCTCAGGCCTTCATGCAGCCCAGTATGGTGATCCCCCACGTTCAGCCTAGCGCTGCCTCGGCCGCCTCCGCCTCCTCGCCCTACATCGACTACACGGGTGCCGCGTACGCCCAGTACAGCGCCGCCGCCAGTGCTGCAGCCGCCGCGGCCGCCTATGACCAGTACCCCTACGCCGCCTCTCCAGCCGCCGCGGGCTACGTTGCCACCGCCGGATACGGATACGCGGTGCAGCAGCCCCTGACAACCGCCACGCCTGGGTcagctgccgccgccgccgcctttGGCCAGTACCAACCCCAGCAACTGCAAGCTGACCGCATGCAATAA
- the rbm24a gene encoding RNA-binding protein 24 isoform X1: protein MTADRSAVKGSLLVNRQQWLLTDSAVEIVSTSESYTVSKPRNRPELKDGFIRGITLHTGVKTFVTMADRSAADRACKDPNPIIDGRKANVNLAYLGAKPRVMQPGFTFGVPQIHPAFIQRPYGIPAHYVYPQAFMQPSMVIPHVQPSAASAASASSPYIDYTGAAYAQYSAAASAAAAAAAYDQYPYAASPAAAGYVATAGYGYAVQQPLTTATPGSAAAAAAFGQYQPQQLQADRMQ, encoded by the exons ATGACCGCAGATCGTTCCGCGGTGAAGGGAAGCTTGTTAGTTAATAGGCAGCAATGGTTGTTGACAGACTCCGCTGTCGAAATAGTGTCCACCTCAGAGTCCTATACAGTCAGTAAACCCAGGAATAGGCCTGAGTTGAAAGATGGCTTCATTCGAGGCATCACGCTTCACACTGGAGTAAAGACGTTT GTGACAATGGCTGATCGCTCGGCTGCTGACCGAGCCTGCAAAGATCCAAACCCCATCATTGATGGCAGGAAGGCCAACGTCAACTTGGCATACCTGGGGGCCAAGCCACGGGTGATGCAGCCAG GCTTCACCTTTGGCGTGCCCCAGATCCATCCTGCCTTCATCCAGAGGCCTTATGG GATCCCAGCTCACTACGTGTACCCTCAGGCCTTCATGCAGCCCAGTATGGTGATCCCCCACGTTCAGCCTAGCGCTGCCTCGGCCGCCTCCGCCTCCTCGCCCTACATCGACTACACGGGTGCCGCGTACGCCCAGTACAGCGCCGCCGCCAGTGCTGCAGCCGCCGCGGCCGCCTATGACCAGTACCCCTACGCCGCCTCTCCAGCCGCCGCGGGCTACGTTGCCACCGCCGGATACGGATACGCGGTGCAGCAGCCCCTGACAACCGCCACGCCTGGGTcagctgccgccgccgccgcctttGGCCAGTACCAACCCCAGCAACTGCAAGCTGACCGCATGCAATAA
- the rbm24a gene encoding RNA-binding protein 24 isoform X3: protein MADRSAADRACKDPNPIIDGRKANVNLAYLGAKPRVMQPGFTFGVPQIHPAFIQRPYGIPAHYVYPQAFMQPSMVIPHVQPSAASAASASSPYIDYTGAAYAQYSAAASAAAAAAAYDQYPYAASPAAAGYVATAGYGYAVQQPLTTATPGSAAAAAAFGQYQPQQLQADRMQ from the exons ATGGCTGATCGCTCGGCTGCTGACCGAGCCTGCAAAGATCCAAACCCCATCATTGATGGCAGGAAGGCCAACGTCAACTTGGCATACCTGGGGGCCAAGCCACGGGTGATGCAGCCAG GCTTCACCTTTGGCGTGCCCCAGATCCATCCTGCCTTCATCCAGAGGCCTTATGG GATCCCAGCTCACTACGTGTACCCTCAGGCCTTCATGCAGCCCAGTATGGTGATCCCCCACGTTCAGCCTAGCGCTGCCTCGGCCGCCTCCGCCTCCTCGCCCTACATCGACTACACGGGTGCCGCGTACGCCCAGTACAGCGCCGCCGCCAGTGCTGCAGCCGCCGCGGCCGCCTATGACCAGTACCCCTACGCCGCCTCTCCAGCCGCCGCGGGCTACGTTGCCACCGCCGGATACGGATACGCGGTGCAGCAGCCCCTGACAACCGCCACGCCTGGGTcagctgccgccgccgccgcctttGGCCAGTACCAACCCCAGCAACTGCAAGCTGACCGCATGCAATAA